In the Brachyhypopomus gauderio isolate BG-103 chromosome 4, BGAUD_0.2, whole genome shotgun sequence genome, one interval contains:
- the rgl1 gene encoding ral guanine nucleotide dissociation stimulator-like 1 isoform X1: MISQYPLASLWPWCPLPLDLDGLAGTGVALLRYQPRSPDYSLRHWSSVQDWGEEVEEGAVYSVTLKRIQIQQAANKGARWLGVEGDHLPPGHTVSQLETCKIRSIRAGTLEKLVETLLTAFGDNDLTYTSVFLSTYRTFSSTRHVLQLLLDRYGDMKDSDGDFHHQAGENGAVRTTLASILRAWLDQCPEDFQEPPSYPSLGRVLGFLRRTMPSSELARRAHGLLEQLRGQAGLETDTNGGFHGNSPFCLGEEEEVEIELQEDFLSFSADLVAEQLTYMDALLFKKVVPHHCLGSVWSQRDKKENKQAAPSVRATIAQFNAVAASVVSTILRHRHLRPHLRARVIQRWVDVAQECRIRKNFSSLKAIVSALQSNPIYRLKRAWACVHKDSMQVFEELSDIFSDHNNYLTSRELLMREGTSKFASLDNCAKEHQKRSQKRVQLQKEAGDMQGTIPYLGTFLTDLTMLDTALPDLVEGSLINFEKRRREFEVIAQIKLLQSACNSYCLSPDPAFLRWFKNQPQHTEEESYALSCDVEGLGDSSPTSPKSRTSMVKRLSLLFLGPDTTASSSPVRETPRSPPTGSSGESMDSVSVSSSDSNPSDSESMTPTHTLHTQMKKMSESSSCTSLHSMDTSSSSASGTTSLTSPPCVHRRCISLTPLSPTTPATPCYNTQAQDACIIRVSLEQGNGNLYKSIMLTNQDKTAAVIGRAMAKHNLDEEQAENYELVQIISHDRELVIPDSANVFYAMNSSVNFDFVLRVRGSSRRPVQLRSRCSATFPHTQPRASLSLRLSKVTL, from the exons ATGATCTCACAGTACCCGCTGGCATCGCTGTGGCCCTGGTGCCCCCTGCCTCTGGACCTGGACGGGCTCGCAGGCACAGGAGTGGCCCTGCTGAGGTACCAGCCCCGCTCCCCGGACTACAGCCTTCGACACTGG AGCTCGGTGCAGGACTGGGGAGAGGAGGTTGAGGAGGGGGCTGTTTACAGCGTGACACTGAAGAGGATTCAAATCCAGCAGGCGGCCAACAAAGGAGCTCGATGGCTAGGG gtGGAGGGAGATCACCTGCCCCCGGGCCACACGGTCAGTCAGTTGGAGACGTGTAAAATCAGAAGTATCCGCGCTGGGACGCTGGAGAAGCTTGTAGAGACGCTGCTCACCGCGTTCGGGGACAACGACCTCACCTACACCAGCGTCTTCCTGTCCACTTACAGGACATTCTCTAGCACACGGCATGTCCTGCAGCTGCTGCtcgacag GTATGGGGACATGAAGGACTCTGATGGGGACTTTCATCATCAAGCAGGTGAAAATGGAGCTGTGAGAAC CACGCTAGCATCCATCCTGCGAGCATGGCTGGACCAGTGTCCCGAGGACTTCCAGGAACCTCCGTCCTACCCCAGCCTAGGCAGGGTGCTGGGCTTCCTGCGGAGGACCATGCCCAGCTCGGAGCTCGCCCGGCGGGCACACGGCCTCCTGGAGCAGCTGCGGGGCCAGGCAGGCCTAGAGACAGACACCAATG GAGGCTTCCATGGTAACAGTCCTTTCTGCctcggagaggaggaggaggtggagatcgAGCTGCAGGAGGACTTCCTGTCCTTCAGTGCCGACCTGGTAGCAGAACAGCTGACGTACATGGACGCG ctGCTCTTTAAGAAGGTGGTGCCCCACCACTGTCTGGGCTCTGTATGGTCTCAGCGAGACAAGAAGGAGAACAAGCAGGCAGCACCCAGCGTCCGTGCCACCATCGCCCAGTTCAACGCCGTGGCAGCCAGCGTGGTCAGCACCATCCTTCGCCACCGCCACCTCCGCCCACACCTGCGTGCCCGTGTCATCCAGCGCTGGGTGGACgttgcacag GAGTGCCGTATCCGTAAGAACTTCTCATCCCTGAAAGCCATCGTGTCCGCCTTACAGTCCAACCCCATCTACAGGCTGAAGAGGGCCTGGGCTTGTGTGCACAA AGACAGCATGCAGGTGTTTGAGGAGCTCTCGGACATTTTCTCCGACCACAACAATTACCTGACCAGCCGCGAGCTGCTAATGAGG GAGGGCACGTCGAAGTTTGCCAGCCTGGACAACTGTGCCAAAGAGCACCAGAAACGCTCGCAGAAGAGAGTGCAGCTGCAGAAGGAGGCG GGTGACATGCAGGGTACGATACCCTACCTGGGCACGTTTCTGACCGACCTCACCATGTTGGACACAGCATTGCCCGACCTGGTGGAG ggTAGCTTGATCAACTttgagaagaggaggagg gaGTTCGAGGTGATCGCTCAGATCAAGCTcctgcagtctgcttgtaacaGCTACTGTCTGAGCCCAGACCCTGCCTTCCTTCGCTGGTTCAAAAACCAAccccagcacacagaggaggagag CTATGCTCTGTCGTGTGACGTGGAAGGACTGGGCGACAGCAGCCCCACGTCGCCCAAGTCCCGCACCAGCATGGTGAAGAGACTCAGCCT ACTTTTCTTGGGACCTGATACTACAGCCTCCAGTTCTCCAGTGAGAGAAACACCCAGGTCGCCCCCTACTGGCAGCTCAGGGGAGAGCATGGACTCAGTCAGTGTGTCGTCCAGTGACTCGAACCCTTCAGACAGCGAGAGCATGACTCCAactcacactcttcacacacagatGAAGAAG ATGTCTGAGTCATCCTCCTGCACGTCCCTGCACTCCATGGACACGTCCTCCTCGTCTGCGAGTGGAACGACGTCTCTGACCTCCCCCCCCTGTGTCCACCGCCGCTGCATCTCCCTCACCCCTCTGTCGCCCACCACGCCCGCTACACCCTGCTACAACACCCAGGCCCAGGATGCCTGCATCATCAGAGTCAGCCTGGAACAGGGCAACGGGAACCTGTACAAGAGCATcatg CTGACGAATCAAGACAAAACGGCGGCGGTGATTGGCAGAGCAATGGCCAAACACAACCTGGACGAGGAGCAGGCAGAGAACTACGAGCTGGTCCAGATCATTTCTCACGACAGAG AGCTGGTGATCCCGGACAGCGCCAACGTCTTCTATGCCATGAACTCCTCCGTCAACTTTGACTTCGTACTGCGTGTGCGCGGATCGTCACGGCGGCCAGTTCAGCTGCGTTCTCGCTGCAGTGCCACGTTCCCCCACACGCAGCCGCGTGCCAGCCTATCGCTCCGGCTCAGCAAGGTCAcgctgtg
- the rgl1 gene encoding ral guanine nucleotide dissociation stimulator-like 1 isoform X2, producing MKFAWKTKMSSVQDWGEEVEEGAVYSVTLKRIQIQQAANKGARWLGVEGDHLPPGHTVSQLETCKIRSIRAGTLEKLVETLLTAFGDNDLTYTSVFLSTYRTFSSTRHVLQLLLDRYGDMKDSDGDFHHQAGENGAVRTTLASILRAWLDQCPEDFQEPPSYPSLGRVLGFLRRTMPSSELARRAHGLLEQLRGQAGLETDTNGGFHGNSPFCLGEEEEVEIELQEDFLSFSADLVAEQLTYMDALLFKKVVPHHCLGSVWSQRDKKENKQAAPSVRATIAQFNAVAASVVSTILRHRHLRPHLRARVIQRWVDVAQECRIRKNFSSLKAIVSALQSNPIYRLKRAWACVHKDSMQVFEELSDIFSDHNNYLTSRELLMREGTSKFASLDNCAKEHQKRSQKRVQLQKEAGDMQGTIPYLGTFLTDLTMLDTALPDLVEGSLINFEKRRREFEVIAQIKLLQSACNSYCLSPDPAFLRWFKNQPQHTEEESYALSCDVEGLGDSSPTSPKSRTSMVKRLSLLFLGPDTTASSSPVRETPRSPPTGSSGESMDSVSVSSSDSNPSDSESMTPTHTLHTQMKKMSESSSCTSLHSMDTSSSSASGTTSLTSPPCVHRRCISLTPLSPTTPATPCYNTQAQDACIIRVSLEQGNGNLYKSIMLTNQDKTAAVIGRAMAKHNLDEEQAENYELVQIISHDRELVIPDSANVFYAMNSSVNFDFVLRVRGSSRRPVQLRSRCSATFPHTQPRASLSLRLSKVTL from the exons ATGAAATTCGCCTGGAAAACTAAGATG AGCTCGGTGCAGGACTGGGGAGAGGAGGTTGAGGAGGGGGCTGTTTACAGCGTGACACTGAAGAGGATTCAAATCCAGCAGGCGGCCAACAAAGGAGCTCGATGGCTAGGG gtGGAGGGAGATCACCTGCCCCCGGGCCACACGGTCAGTCAGTTGGAGACGTGTAAAATCAGAAGTATCCGCGCTGGGACGCTGGAGAAGCTTGTAGAGACGCTGCTCACCGCGTTCGGGGACAACGACCTCACCTACACCAGCGTCTTCCTGTCCACTTACAGGACATTCTCTAGCACACGGCATGTCCTGCAGCTGCTGCtcgacag GTATGGGGACATGAAGGACTCTGATGGGGACTTTCATCATCAAGCAGGTGAAAATGGAGCTGTGAGAAC CACGCTAGCATCCATCCTGCGAGCATGGCTGGACCAGTGTCCCGAGGACTTCCAGGAACCTCCGTCCTACCCCAGCCTAGGCAGGGTGCTGGGCTTCCTGCGGAGGACCATGCCCAGCTCGGAGCTCGCCCGGCGGGCACACGGCCTCCTGGAGCAGCTGCGGGGCCAGGCAGGCCTAGAGACAGACACCAATG GAGGCTTCCATGGTAACAGTCCTTTCTGCctcggagaggaggaggaggtggagatcgAGCTGCAGGAGGACTTCCTGTCCTTCAGTGCCGACCTGGTAGCAGAACAGCTGACGTACATGGACGCG ctGCTCTTTAAGAAGGTGGTGCCCCACCACTGTCTGGGCTCTGTATGGTCTCAGCGAGACAAGAAGGAGAACAAGCAGGCAGCACCCAGCGTCCGTGCCACCATCGCCCAGTTCAACGCCGTGGCAGCCAGCGTGGTCAGCACCATCCTTCGCCACCGCCACCTCCGCCCACACCTGCGTGCCCGTGTCATCCAGCGCTGGGTGGACgttgcacag GAGTGCCGTATCCGTAAGAACTTCTCATCCCTGAAAGCCATCGTGTCCGCCTTACAGTCCAACCCCATCTACAGGCTGAAGAGGGCCTGGGCTTGTGTGCACAA AGACAGCATGCAGGTGTTTGAGGAGCTCTCGGACATTTTCTCCGACCACAACAATTACCTGACCAGCCGCGAGCTGCTAATGAGG GAGGGCACGTCGAAGTTTGCCAGCCTGGACAACTGTGCCAAAGAGCACCAGAAACGCTCGCAGAAGAGAGTGCAGCTGCAGAAGGAGGCG GGTGACATGCAGGGTACGATACCCTACCTGGGCACGTTTCTGACCGACCTCACCATGTTGGACACAGCATTGCCCGACCTGGTGGAG ggTAGCTTGATCAACTttgagaagaggaggagg gaGTTCGAGGTGATCGCTCAGATCAAGCTcctgcagtctgcttgtaacaGCTACTGTCTGAGCCCAGACCCTGCCTTCCTTCGCTGGTTCAAAAACCAAccccagcacacagaggaggagag CTATGCTCTGTCGTGTGACGTGGAAGGACTGGGCGACAGCAGCCCCACGTCGCCCAAGTCCCGCACCAGCATGGTGAAGAGACTCAGCCT ACTTTTCTTGGGACCTGATACTACAGCCTCCAGTTCTCCAGTGAGAGAAACACCCAGGTCGCCCCCTACTGGCAGCTCAGGGGAGAGCATGGACTCAGTCAGTGTGTCGTCCAGTGACTCGAACCCTTCAGACAGCGAGAGCATGACTCCAactcacactcttcacacacagatGAAGAAG ATGTCTGAGTCATCCTCCTGCACGTCCCTGCACTCCATGGACACGTCCTCCTCGTCTGCGAGTGGAACGACGTCTCTGACCTCCCCCCCCTGTGTCCACCGCCGCTGCATCTCCCTCACCCCTCTGTCGCCCACCACGCCCGCTACACCCTGCTACAACACCCAGGCCCAGGATGCCTGCATCATCAGAGTCAGCCTGGAACAGGGCAACGGGAACCTGTACAAGAGCATcatg CTGACGAATCAAGACAAAACGGCGGCGGTGATTGGCAGAGCAATGGCCAAACACAACCTGGACGAGGAGCAGGCAGAGAACTACGAGCTGGTCCAGATCATTTCTCACGACAGAG AGCTGGTGATCCCGGACAGCGCCAACGTCTTCTATGCCATGAACTCCTCCGTCAACTTTGACTTCGTACTGCGTGTGCGCGGATCGTCACGGCGGCCAGTTCAGCTGCGTTCTCGCTGCAGTGCCACGTTCCCCCACACGCAGCCGCGTGCCAGCCTATCGCTCCGGCTCAGCAAGGTCAcgctgtg